The following coding sequences lie in one Spirochaetaceae bacterium genomic window:
- a CDS encoding NFYB/HAP3 family transcription factor subunit: MADILIVTSKVKNYIKEKGGMNTAASVAEALSDKVRAVCDEAMESARAAKRKTVRGTDVT; the protein is encoded by the coding sequence ATGGCTGACATTCTGATCGTTACTTCCAAGGTCAAGAACTACATCAAGGAGAAGGGCGGTATGAACACAGCCGCGTCGGTCGCAGAAGCGCTGTCGGACAAGGTGCGCGCGGTGTGCGACGAAGCGATGGAAAGCGCGCGCGCCGCCAAGCGCAAGACCGTCCGCGGCACCGACGTCACCTGA